In Uranotaenia lowii strain MFRU-FL chromosome 2, ASM2978415v1, whole genome shotgun sequence, one genomic interval encodes:
- the LOC129745589 gene encoding nucleolar complex protein 3 homolog: MPIRKKIKISSAKRGHHEKHKKNFAKTKNALNKEKQMKANSNIFKNKRLKEHLETTKVSKKRLPVPETTMKRSDLPTSEVQFEDFEDMMDSLSETGSNQENNENMSDMRAGSPDSAIDNEELEMEDGSNAIDRLEEQYQQQVSGSLKFSGERKDLLPIKTKKGDIVVRSLEIFDQPIGKPEKSVEENEHVEPKEADTSATRKQLPAKTEVATTDLLLERDEEIERQKFLIGVTCASILETPETKIKNLASIIELIPEQLPTNGKVNMFVIRKLAMISVVEVFKDIIPEYRLGIIDASAQKLKKTTLARVNYENELLLQYKKFLVHCESYSQIAQGKKSYGSDGKSMEKMQIAETAIQCMCDLLVAHPYFNFGLNIGQMLVTYLNSNLENIRKCVYSCFVNVFKTDSRFDISKHIIRHINQLVKKKEHNVYAEVVSCLKYLQIKDVNIEAEKEKELKLKKLEAHKSRVINMSRQERKRKKKLQELEKELFETKAEESKQIKHKKLTDVTKLVFTIYFRILKSAPKSKVLSATLEGLAKFAHIINIEFFSDLVELLNNLLVNENLGYREQLHCIQTVFTVLRGQGEILNIDPARFYTHLYKNLLRVHGGKNHEDLESILPTLDTVLLKRRNNITYHRYLAFVKRLSMMSLQVLHNGALGCLGVIKSAMQLNSSLDILLDTESTVGSGKFDPNVEEPEFSNASSTSLYELTALHRHYHPTVRKMANNIANGVPSSGVGMLPVEIGKLSPVELFHKYDSSKMAFNPSIAIPQKKNTSADGTRSHIFTVDGLEEYCQIMQNKQYFDKSFNFLENKL, from the exons ATGCCTATC CGAAAGAAGATTAAAATCAGCTCGGCAAAACGTGGTCACCATGAAAAGCACaagaaaaattttgccaaaacaaaaaatgcgTTAAACAAGGAAAAACAAATGAAGGCAAActccaatattttcaaaaacaagcGATTGAAAGAGCATCTTGAAACGACTAAAGTTTCCAAAAAACGATTACCTGTTCCTGAAACTACCATGAAACGCTCAGATCTTCCCACCTCGGAAGTTCAATTCGAAGATTTTGAGGATATGATGGACAGCCTTAGTGAAACCGGCTCAAACCaggaaaataacgaaaatatgTCTGATATGCGAGCCGGTTCTCCGGATTCTGCAATAGATAACGAAGAGCTTGAAATGGAGGATGGTTCGAATGCCATCGATAGACTTGAAGAGCAATATCAGCAACAAGTATCCGGAAGTCTAAAATTCAGCGGTGAACGTAAGGACCTGCTGCCcatcaaaactaaaaaaggAGACATTGTTGTTCGAAGTCTTGAAATTTTCGATCAACCTATCGGAAAGCCAGAAAAATCTGTAGAAGAAAATGAACATGTCGAGCCAAAGGAAGCAGATACTTCGGCCACGAGAAAACAACTTCCTGCCAAAACCGAAGTAGCGACAACTGATTTGCTCTTAGAAAGAGACGAAGAAATTGAACGGCAAAAATTTCTCATCGGCGTAACCTGTGCATCTATACTGGAAACACCGGAAACGAAAATTAAGAATTTGGCCTCCATAATCGAGCTgattccggaacaattacctaCAAACGGAAAAGTCAACATGTTTGTCATTCGAAAACTGGCGATGATTTCCGTTGTCGAGGTGTTTAAAGACATTATTCCCGAATATCGTTTGGGAATTATAGACGCCAGCGCCCAAAAAT TAAAAAAGACCACTCTTGCGCGTGTGAATTACGAAAACGAGCTTCTGTTGCAGTACAAAAAGTTTCTGGTTCATTGCGAGAGCTATTCGCAGATAGCTCAGGGGAAGAAATCTTACGGCAGCGATGGCAAGTCAATGGAAAAAATGCAGATTGCAGAAACGGCGATTCAATGCATGTGCGATCTCTTGGTTGCTCATCCGTATTTCAACTTTGGGTTGAACATTGGACAGATGCTGGTGACGTATCTCAACAGTAATCTcgaaaatattagaaaatgcGTTTATTCATGTTTTGTTAACGTATTCAAAACAGATTCACGTTTCGATATCAGCAAACAT ATTATACGCCACATCAATCAGCTGGTGAAAAAGAAGGAGCATAATGTTTACGCAGAGGTTGTGTCCTGTTTGAAGTACCTTCAAATCAAAGATGTCAACATTGAAGCTGAAAAAGAGAAGGAGTTGAAGCTGAAGAAGCTTGAAGCTCACAAATCCAGAGTAATAAATATGTCGCGCCAGGAgcgaaaaaggaaaaagaagctTCAAGAGCTCGAGAAGGAGCTTTTTGAGACAAAAGCTGAAGAAAGCAAGCAGATCAAGCACAAAAAGTTGACGGATGTCACCAAACTAGTTTTTACCATTTACTTTCGGATTTTAAAATCGGCACCTAAATCAAAAGTGCTCAGTGCAACGCTGGAAGGACTCGCGAA GTTCGCGCACATCATAAATATCGAGTTTTTCTCAGATTTGGTAGAACTACTTAATAATTTGCTAGTGAACGAAAATCTAGGATACCGAGAGCAATTACATTGCATTCAAACTGTATTTACGGTGTTGAGGGGCCAAGGAGAAATTCTCAACATTGATCCGGCTCGGTTCTACACACATCTGTACAAAAACCTACTCCGTGTTCATGGTG GCAAGAATCACGAGGATCTGGAATCTATTCTTCCGACCCTAGACACCGTGTTGCTGAAACGACGCAACAATATCACGTATCATCGGTATTTGGCTTTTGTAAAACGCCTGTCAATGATGTCGCTACAAGTCTTGCATAATGGAGCGCTAGGGTGTCTTGGTGTGATTAAATCGGCCATGCAGTTGAACTCATCGCTCGATATTCTGTTAGACACTGAATCGACGGTTGGATCTGGCAAATTTGACCCGAACGTTGAAGAGCCAGAATTCAGCAATGCCAGCAGTACCAGTCTGTATGAGCTCACAGCACTCCATCGACATTATCATCCTACTGTTCGGAAGATGGCCAACAATATAGCTAATGGTGTTCCGAGCAGTGGCGTTGGTATGCTACCGGTCGAAATTGGAAAATT GTCTCCTGTTGAACTCTTCCATAAATATGACAGCTCTAAAATGGCGTTTAATCCAAGCATCGCCATACCCCAGAAAAAGAATACAAGCGCAGATGGTACACGTTCGCATATATTCACTGTTGATGGACTGGAGGAATATTGCCAAATTATGCAAAACAAACAATACTTCGATAAGTCGTTtaattttctagaaaataaactttaa